The Sphaerospermopsis torques-reginae ITEP-024 genome has a window encoding:
- a CDS encoding MAE_28990/MAE_18760 family HEPN-like nuclease — MSNNITLLEQEIMSDIEERRELMSWLKLLCARYGFSNIDEELFLYYSIPIVYAIWEGFIQTSLQIYVRELNKLELTIDQVCDSIIIYHIESTFPQFKQYPDSETLGRDNS; from the coding sequence ATGAGTAATAATATCACTCTTTTAGAACAAGAAATAATGTCAGACATTGAGGAAAGAAGAGAGTTAATGTCATGGTTAAAATTGCTGTGCGCTAGATATGGATTTTCAAATATAGATGAGGAATTATTTCTTTATTATTCCATCCCCATAGTTTATGCTATTTGGGAAGGTTTTATTCAAACTTCTTTGCAAATCTATGTTCGAGAGTTAAATAAGTTAGAACTTACTATTGATCAAGTGTGTGATTCAATAATAATATATCATATTGAATCTACATTTCCCCAATTTAAACAATATCCAGATTCTGAAACTCTTGGTAGGGACAATTCATGA
- a CDS encoding DUF4360 domain-containing protein, which yields MNHQKFKNIARKATPAFLAAATLTMASVGPAFANEKVQILGAEYGGNGCPEGSASVNVSPDGQELSILFDQFIALGNNSAQTRKSCNLSIPIQVPQGFQISLYDADYRGYVAPGTTGRLRAEYFFAGQRGPVFSRTFRGETDYNVRDKLVTVGDVWSSCGDSVNMRVNAAMIANGQGMATVDSFDLAHRGLVYHIKYRSCR from the coding sequence ATGAATCATCAAAAGTTCAAGAATATTGCTCGCAAAGCAACACCAGCTTTTTTGGCTGCTGCGACATTGACAATGGCCTCTGTTGGACCAGCCTTTGCTAATGAAAAAGTGCAAATTTTAGGGGCAGAATATGGTGGTAACGGTTGCCCTGAAGGATCTGCTAGTGTAAATGTCAGTCCAGATGGTCAAGAGTTAAGTATTCTCTTTGATCAATTTATAGCACTAGGAAATAATTCAGCACAGACACGCAAAAGCTGTAACTTAAGTATTCCCATTCAAGTACCCCAAGGCTTTCAAATTTCCCTCTATGATGCTGATTATCGGGGATATGTTGCTCCTGGAACAACTGGAAGACTAAGAGCAGAATACTTTTTTGCTGGTCAGCGTGGCCCTGTTTTTTCTAGGACATTTAGAGGCGAAACTGACTACAATGTTCGAGATAAATTAGTGACTGTGGGTGATGTCTGGTCAAGCTGTGGTGATAGTGTAAATATGCGGGTGAACGCGGCAATGATCGCTAATGGTCAAGGGATGGCGACTGTGGACTCCTTTGATCTTGCTCATCGCGGTTTGGTTTATCACATCAAATATCGCAGTTGTCGATAA
- a CDS encoding DUF262 domain-containing protein encodes MDTEKLTIQIEEQRNLLHTDRLDVSFGEIMGMYERKEIVIKPAFQRYFRWDIEQRTRFIESILLGIPIPPIFVAEDSEGVWELVDGLQRISTVLSFFGVLKSEDEGIRKNNNWMLTAGEKVESLEGFTYETIPNKFRLNLKRANCRVEILRTNSNYDMRFELFNRLNTGGSPLTTQEIRNCIYRDISPKFNDFLKELAANQDFRTLIDLSNEQYEQLYDEELALRFISLYKNLKKVRTSISQHMTKFMKDALEDEHFDYEGYRKIFTQVFALLQPLGRKIFRQNDGNFATALYDVITIGVAENYDYYKSQPSDVILNKINKEVRTDTILIKFSRRGGNNQKDRIINRLTEAKRIFGNINK; translated from the coding sequence ATGGATACTGAAAAACTAACAATACAAATCGAAGAACAGAGAAATTTATTACATACCGATAGACTTGACGTATCCTTCGGTGAAATAATGGGTATGTATGAACGTAAGGAAATAGTTATTAAACCTGCATTTCAAAGATATTTTCGTTGGGATATAGAACAGAGAACACGGTTTATTGAATCTATACTTTTAGGTATTCCTATTCCTCCCATATTTGTAGCTGAAGACAGTGAAGGAGTATGGGAATTAGTGGATGGTTTGCAAAGAATTTCTACTGTACTTTCCTTTTTTGGAGTTTTGAAAAGCGAAGATGAAGGTATTAGGAAGAATAACAATTGGATGTTAACAGCAGGTGAAAAAGTTGAATCTTTGGAAGGATTCACTTATGAAACTATACCCAATAAATTTCGATTAAATTTAAAAAGAGCTAATTGTAGAGTAGAAATTCTCAGAACCAATAGTAATTATGATATGCGGTTTGAACTTTTTAATAGATTGAATACTGGTGGTTCTCCTTTAACTACTCAGGAGATTAGAAATTGTATTTACAGGGATATTTCACCTAAGTTTAATGATTTTCTCAAAGAACTTGCAGCTAATCAAGATTTTCGGACATTAATTGATTTGAGTAATGAGCAGTATGAGCAATTATATGATGAAGAATTGGCGTTGAGATTTATTTCTCTTTACAAAAATCTCAAAAAAGTCCGCACCAGTATTTCACAACACATGACTAAGTTTATGAAAGATGCGTTAGAAGATGAACATTTTGATTACGAAGGTTACAGAAAAATATTTACTCAAGTCTTTGCATTGCTGCAACCTTTAGGAAGAAAGATTTTTCGTCAGAATGACGGCAATTTTGCCACTGCTCTTTATGATGTTATTACTATTGGTGTTGCAGAAAACTATGATTATTACAAATCTCAACCCTCAGATGTGATCTTAAATAAAATAAACAAGGAAGTGCGTACAGATACAATTTTAATCAAGTTTTCTAGAAGAGGCGGAAATAATCAAAAAGATAGAATTATCAATCGTCTGACAGAAGCAAAGCGAATATTTGGCAACATCAATAAATAA
- the tnpA gene encoding IS200/IS605 family transposase: protein MASWRLYYHLVWATKERQLLITNEREPKLYSYIISKADELETIIHAINGTENHIHIVASIPPNISISEFVQKIKGSSTHYINNVFSVEDMFGWQRGYGVFSLGRKQLEEAVIYVKNQKEHHAQGTIIKSLEDFNQDDDPPQKFYM from the coding sequence ATGGCTTCGTGGAGATTGTATTATCATTTGGTTTGGGCTACAAAAGAGCGTCAATTATTAATTACCAATGAGAGAGAACCGAAACTTTACAGTTACATTATTAGCAAAGCTGATGAATTAGAAACGATTATTCATGCTATTAATGGTACAGAAAATCACATTCATATAGTAGCTTCTATTCCTCCCAATATTTCTATTTCTGAATTTGTGCAAAAAATCAAAGGTAGCAGCACCCATTATATTAATAATGTATTTTCTGTAGAAGATATGTTTGGTTGGCAAAGAGGATATGGTGTTTTTTCGTTAGGCAGAAAACAACTAGAAGAAGCTGTGATTTATGTGAAAAATCAAAAGGAACATCATGCACAGGGTACAATAATTAAATCTTTGGAAGATTTTAATCAAGATGATGATCCACCACAAAAATTCTATATGTAG
- a CDS encoding helix-turn-helix domain-containing protein — translation MQTRKVNLTTSDQLTTQEAAKILNVSHQYLIQLLDSGEIPYHKTANHRQIFYQDLIEYKNTIDAKRQETLAELAKQAQKLNMGY, via the coding sequence ATGCAAACCAGAAAAGTGAATCTTACTACATCCGATCAATTAACTACACAAGAAGCAGCTAAAATTCTCAATGTTTCCCATCAGTATCTGATTCAATTATTAGACTCTGGTGAAATTCCTTATCATAAAACGGCAAATCATCGCCAAATATTCTATCAAGATTTAATAGAGTATAAAAATACAATTGATGCTAAACGTCAAGAAACTTTAGCAGAATTAGCAAAACAAGCTCAAAAATTAAATATGGGATATTAA
- the tkt gene encoding transketolase: MAVATKSIEELCINSIRFLAVDAIEKSKSGHPGLPMGAAPMAFVLWDSFMRYNPKNPKWFNRDRFVLSAGHGSMLQYALLYLMGYDSVTIDDIKQFRQWGSKTPGHPENFVTDGVEVTTGPLGQGIANAVGLALAEAHLAAKFNKPDATIVDHYTYVILGDGCNMEGISGEAASIAGHWGLGKLIALYDDNHISIDGSTDVAFTEDVSKRFEAYGWHVLHVKDGNTDLEGIAKAIEAAKAVTDKPTMIKVTTTIGYGSPNKANTAGIHGAALGADETTLTRKNLGWDYAPFEIPQDVLNHTRKAVERGAAYEAEWNKTFAEYKVKYAQEGAEFARFLSGKLPEGWDQVLPTYTAEDKAQPTRKHSEICLNKLGAVLPELIGGSADLTHSNLTELKGAGDFQKGQFQNRNIHFGVREHAMGAICNGIALHRSGLMPYGATFLIFTDYMRAAIRLAALSEAGAIWVMTHDSIGQGEDGPTHQPIETLASLRAIPDLTVIRPADGNETSGAYKVAIQKSKENASTLLAFTRQNVPNLGGTSVDGVAKGAYTIVDCAGTPDIILIGTGSELSLCVTAAEKLTAEGKKVRVVSMPSTELFDAQDAAYKESVLPKSVTKRLAVEASCSFGWHKYVGTEGDTVSIDSFGASAPGGTCMEKFGFTVDNVLAKAKALLG, from the coding sequence ATGGCTGTTGCAACAAAATCCATCGAAGAACTTTGTATTAACTCAATCCGTTTTTTGGCTGTTGATGCCATAGAAAAATCCAAGTCGGGACACCCCGGACTACCTATGGGCGCTGCTCCTATGGCGTTTGTCCTGTGGGACTCCTTCATGCGGTATAACCCCAAAAATCCTAAATGGTTTAACCGCGATCGCTTTGTCTTATCTGCTGGTCATGGCTCGATGTTGCAGTATGCCTTACTGTATCTCATGGGCTACGATAGCGTTACCATAGACGACATCAAGCAATTTCGTCAATGGGGGTCTAAGACCCCAGGCCACCCAGAAAACTTTGTGACAGATGGTGTGGAAGTAACTACAGGTCCTTTGGGTCAAGGTATTGCTAACGCAGTGGGTTTAGCTTTAGCAGAAGCACACCTAGCAGCTAAATTTAACAAACCCGATGCCACAATTGTAGACCACTACACCTATGTAATTCTGGGTGATGGTTGCAACATGGAAGGTATTTCCGGTGAAGCTGCTTCTATCGCTGGACACTGGGGATTAGGTAAATTAATCGCCCTGTACGATGATAACCACATCTCTATTGATGGTTCTACCGATGTAGCTTTTACCGAAGATGTTTCTAAGAGATTTGAAGCCTACGGTTGGCACGTACTTCACGTTAAAGATGGTAACACCGATTTAGAAGGAATTGCCAAAGCGATCGAAGCTGCAAAAGCTGTCACCGACAAACCCACCATGATCAAGGTGACAACCACCATTGGTTATGGTTCTCCCAACAAAGCAAATACCGCTGGTATTCACGGTGCTGCGCTAGGTGCAGATGAAACAACATTAACCCGGAAAAACTTAGGTTGGGACTATGCACCCTTTGAAATTCCTCAAGACGTTCTTAACCACACCCGCAAAGCAGTAGAACGTGGTGCTGCTTACGAAGCAGAGTGGAACAAAACCTTCGCTGAATACAAAGTTAAATATGCCCAAGAAGGGGCAGAATTTGCACGTTTCCTCAGTGGTAAATTACCAGAAGGTTGGGATCAAGTTCTTCCCACCTACACCGCCGAAGACAAAGCACAACCTACCCGTAAACACTCAGAAATCTGCCTCAACAAACTAGGCGCTGTTTTACCTGAATTAATCGGTGGTTCTGCTGACTTAACCCACTCCAACCTCACCGAACTCAAAGGTGCTGGAGACTTCCAAAAAGGACAATTCCAAAACCGTAACATTCACTTTGGTGTACGGGAACACGCAATGGGCGCAATCTGTAACGGTATAGCCTTACATCGTTCCGGTTTAATGCCCTACGGTGCAACATTCCTCATCTTTACAGACTATATGCGGGCGGCTATTCGTTTAGCTGCGCTCTCTGAAGCTGGGGCAATTTGGGTAATGACTCACGACTCCATCGGCCAAGGCGAAGACGGTCCTACTCACCAACCCATTGAAACCTTAGCTTCTCTGCGTGCTATTCCTGATTTAACAGTAATTCGTCCCGCAGATGGCAATGAAACCTCTGGTGCTTACAAAGTAGCGATCCAAAAGTCTAAGGAAAATGCTTCCACTCTCTTAGCTTTCACCCGTCAGAACGTTCCCAACTTAGGTGGTACATCTGTTGATGGTGTGGCTAAAGGTGCATACACCATTGTAGATTGTGCTGGTACACCAGACATCATTTTAATTGGTACTGGTTCAGAACTGAGCCTGTGTGTGACTGCGGCTGAGAAATTAACCGCCGAAGGTAAGAAAGTCCGCGTTGTTTCTATGCCTTCTACAGAATTATTTGATGCTCAAGATGCAGCTTACAAAGAATCTGTACTACCAAAATCTGTGACAAAGCGTTTAGCAGTAGAAGCTAGTTGCAGTTTTGGCTGGCATAAATATGTTGGTACTGAAGGCGATACAGTCAGTATTGATAGCTTTGGTGCTTCTGCTCCTGGTGGTACTTGTATGGAGAAATTTGGTTTTACTGTTGATAATGTATTGGCTAAAGCTAAAGCATTGTTGGGTTAA
- a CDS encoding PIN domain-containing protein has translation MQSIGLIVVYDACVLYPAPLRDFLMWLALTDLFQAKWTEKIHKEWMNNVLKNRPDLTYKQLERTKNLMNQNVRDCLVTGYEQLIEELELPDADDRHVLAAAIKSCAEIIVTFNLKDFPSEYIEKYGIKAQHPDDFILNLINLNSELVCQAFKNQLNTLKNPPMTSDQLLDILIKQQLNKSMAILQELLL, from the coding sequence ATGCAATCAATTGGTTTGATAGTTGTTTATGATGCTTGTGTTTTATATCCTGCACCTCTCAGAGATTTTTTGATGTGGTTAGCTTTAACTGATTTATTTCAGGCGAAATGGACTGAAAAAATTCATAAAGAATGGATGAATAATGTTTTGAAAAATCGCCCTGATCTCACTTATAAACAGTTAGAAAGAACGAAAAATTTAATGAATCAAAATGTTCGAGATTGTTTAGTTACAGGATATGAACAATTAATTGAGGAATTAGAACTTCCAGATGCAGATGATCGTCATGTTTTAGCAGCAGCTATTAAAAGTTGTGCTGAAATAATTGTTACTTTTAATTTAAAAGATTTTCCATCTGAATATATTGAAAAATATGGTATTAAAGCACAACATCCAGATGATTTTATTTTGAATTTAATCAATCTTAATTCTGAGCTTGTTTGTCAAGCATTTAAAAATCAATTGAATACTTTAAAAAATCCCCCAATGACATCAGATCAATTATTAGATATTTTAATTAAACAACAACTTAATAAATCTATGGCAATTTTACAAGAATTACTGTTATAG